The nucleotide sequence TGAAGTATTCTGCGGAATTGCCGCAGTTGATATGTATATTGGCGCAACCCAGATCCCCGATTATGATCCGGCGAATACTCAATATCCAGGGAGATTTAAATATGGAGGCGGGCACTTAATTGAAGACCTGGTTGCAGGAAAAAGAATAAAAATAAAGGCGGTCTCTTACGGTACTGACTGCTATCCGCGAAAAGAATTAAAGGGTGAATTCACAATTAGAGAAATAAATAATGCAATTCTCTTCAACCCCAGGAACTGTTATCAGAATTATAATGTGGCAGTGAATTTGGGAAAAGAAAAAATCTATACATACATGGGAATATTAAAACCGAACCTCGGGAATGCCAACTATTGTTCAGCCGGACAACTTTCACCCTTGCTCAATGATCCTGAGTATCTGACCATCGGTATTGGAACTCGTATCTTTCTGGGTGGTGGTATCGGTTATATCGTTGGGCATGGCACCCAGCATGACCCTTCGGTTCCTAAGAATGAAAAGGGTGTACCCAAAAGTGGCTCAGGCACGCTTGCGGTCATCGGTGATTTAAAGCAGATGAAACCCGAGTGGTTAAGGGGGACATCAATTACCGGTTATGGGGTAAGCCTCACAGTAGGCATCGGTATTCCCATTCCCATCCTTGATGAGGATATTTTACGATATACCTGCGTGACCGATCACGATATAATTGCCCCGATCGTTGATTATTCGTATGATTATCCCAACTTAACCGGCCGGATAATCGGTGAGATTGACTACGCCTCTTTAAAATCTGGAAAAATTAAGATCGGCAATAAACTTGTCCCAACCTTTCCTTTATCCAGTTATCCACGAGCACGGCAGATTTGTAGCATTCTCAAGTCATGGATTAAATCAGGTAAGTTCTATCTTACCCAGCCTGTGGCGCGCCTTCCTGGCCACGAGTCAGGCATAAAATTCCGACCATTCAGGGGAAGATATCGTTAAAAAGGAGGAAAGAATGCAGGTGACAAAAAAAGTCGTGCTCCATTTTCCGGAAAGTCTGGTGGAGAAGCCTGTTACTTATGAGCTTGTTAAAAAATATGATATCATTTTTAACATCCTCAAGGCAAAGATCGCAATTGACGGCGGTGAGGGATTGCTTTTACTGGAATTGGCCGGAAGCGAAGAAAATTTAAATAAGGGATTGAAGTACCTGAGAGAGCTCGGCATAAAAATTGAATCTCTAAGCAAAGATATCATTTGGTTTAAGGATAACTGTATAATGTGCGGTATCTGTTCCAGTATCTGCCCCAGTCATGCTTTTCACATTCGGCAGCCGGAGATGGAAGTAGTGTTTGAACCCGAAAAATGCATTGGTTGCGAAGAGTGTTTAAAGGTCTGCCCTTATAATGCGATAAGGCTAAAATTGATTTAATGAAGACCAATCTTTACATTCCACGTTCTTATAGGAATGAATGTGCGAACTCCCGATTTATCCAGTTTACCGTCCGGCAAAAGGAGAGCGACCTATTCATCTCAGCACACCGGGATTTAACCTCACAGGCAGAATCTGTGTTGACTGTATTGCGCCAGCAATTGGAAGAGTATATTGAATATGACCAAGAATTTCTGTTTTCATTAAAACCAGTTGCAGTCTCGACCGGCGCACCTGCGATTATCAAGGAGATGGCCCGGGCTGCCCGCTTGGCGAATGTGGGACCGATGGCAGCGGTCGCGGGTGCACTCAGTGAGTACATCGGTCGATATCTAAATCAGTTTTCCACTGAAGTTATTGTGGAAAATGGTGGAGATATTTTTATGATAACTAAAAAGCCGGTAACGGTTGCGATCTACGCAGGCCACTCCCCTCTGTCGATGAGATTGGGAATAGAATTAAAACCATATCCCAGAGGGTTGGGGATTGCAACATCATCAGGAACGGTTGGACACTCCTTGAGTTTGGGCAGTGCCGATGCCGTGACAGTGCTTGCAAAAAGCGCTGCGCTCGCAGATGCCGCTGCCACCGCGATTGGGAATATGGTGCGGAGCGAAAGAGATATTCCAGCGGCACTGGATACAGTCCGGAAAATTCGGGGTATCATTGGATTGGTTGTGATAATAGGAGAGCGAATTGGGGTGGTGGGTAAGGATTTGAAAATAGTTCCTTTCGCCTATTGACAAGAGTAAAATTATGGATATAATATTTATAGCTTTGACCGTAGAGGTTGCCCTTATGAATCTGTAGGGCGATGAAGGCTGAAAGGAGGAAATTTGGTCTACGGAAAAGTGAAATGGTTCGACGGTAAGAAGGGTTATGGGTTCATTGAGAAAGAAGACGGAACCGGTGATGTATTTGTCCATTATCAAGATATAGTGGGCGAAGGTTATCGGGTCCTTAGAGAAGGTGAACGAGTTAAGTTCGAAATAACCCAGACTCCGAAAGGAGACAAGGCAATTAAAGTCGAACGCGCAAAAAACGAATAAGGAACTCATAAAACCTGAAGCAGAGCCTGGATAAAACCAGGCTCTGCTTTTTAATAGAAATATGGAAAAAAGGCTGAACGAAATAAAAGAACTTTGGAAAAAAAGTATTAACCTGGAACTCCAGGGAAAGTATAAGGAGGCGGTAGGATTATTAGAAAAAGCGGTAAAATTAAATCCCAATGATGGCAATCTTTATAATCGCTTGGGCGATTTATACCTGAAACTAAGCAGAGTAAAAGAAGCAATAAATGCCTATCAAAATGGAATAAAGGCATTCCGGGCCGAAAATTTTTTGAGAAATGCCCTTGCTCTTTGTAAAAAAATCTTACGCTATGACCCCAGTAATACCGAAATCAATTTCACCATTGCCGAATTGCTCATTGATCTTGATGAGAAGAGTGATGCGGCGATGTATCTATTCTCATATATTGAAAGACAGATGGCTGCGGGCAATAAAAAAGAAGTCACCCGCGCTATGGAACTTTTGAAGAATCTCAAGTTGAGCGAGTCACCCGTCGTCAATAAACTCCAGGCAATGGCTGATAAAATAGAGGAAAAGAAAAAAGCCGAAGAATCACCGCCCTCACCACCTTCCCTTGCCGAGAAGATCACCGAAATGGACATTGCGGAATTGGAAATTCAACCCGTGCCCACCGGGGAAGATTTTAAAAACAGTGTTTTATCTTCGGACTCGACAAAAGTCATAGAACAGAATATCATCCCACGCTTAGAGAATTTAACCGAAGAGATTGAACGGGTTGCGCTTGAATTGCGCCGGGCAATGAGAATTGACGAGGTGGTAGTTGCCCTTGATAAATCTTTAAATATCTTTTCCCAGCAACAAAAAGAAGCTATACACTTATTGTGCAAAACTTTAAATGATGATTTGGTCAATCTAAGAAAAACGATAGCAGAACTGCTTGCCGGAACTAGGATTAATATCGACAAATTAGAGGATATCTTCGGCAATCTAAGAAATACCTTAAACGATATCAATCACCACCAGCGTTTGTTAATTGAAGAGTTGGGACGGGGTTTTGACGATGTCGGCGGGCGGATTGAATCTGCACTTCTAAAGATGCTAGAAGATCTCCGAAATTTTACCGAGGCTTATGAAAAAGCAAACCAAGAAATCTATGCAAAGGTGGCGGAAAATTCTCAACTAACAAATGCGGTCTTAAAAATGAGTGGCGAAACCAAAATCGGTATTCAGACCATCAACGAAAGTCTTTTAAAATTTTTTCTCAGCCAGGACGCACAGATTAAAAAATTAAATAAGTTTGTTTTTCTCATTGCTGCAATTTTAGCCGGTGTGGTTATTTTACTTTTGCTCAACCTCTTTTTAAAATAATTTTTCTCATCCCGGACTTATTGACTTACACCACAGAACTAAGTATAATACTTTATGAAAATACTCGTAACAGGAGGTGCCGGTTTCATTGGTTCCCATATCGTCGATGCCTATCTCAAGGCAGGGCACCAGGTAGTTATCGTTGATGATCTTTCCACCGGTGATATCAAAAATGTCAATCCCGCAGCAATTTTTATAAAACAGGACATTACTGCTGGGGATATGGAAAAAATCTTTAAAGAATTCCAGTTTGATGTAGTAAACCACCATGCCGCCCAGATAAACGTTCGCTATTCTTTAGAAGATCCAATCTTTGATGCCCGGGTGAATATAATCGGCTCCTTAAACCTGCTCAAGCTTTGTGCTGAGTATAAAGTAAAAAGATTTATTTTTGCCTCCAGCGGCGGTGCGATATACGGAGAGCCTAAAAATTTTCCCATCACCGAAGATTTTCCACCAGATCCCCTATCGCCTTATGGAGTAGCCAAACTCACGGTTGAAAATTATATAAAAATTTTTGCCCGATTATACAATTTTGATTATGTAATTCTTCGCTACAGCAATGTCTATGGTCCGCGTCAGATATCCAAGAGCGAAGCAGGTGTCATCTCCATTTTTATCAATAATATTCTTGAAGATAAAATATGCTTTGTCAATGGTGACGGCAATCAAATAAGGGACTATGTTTATGTGCAGGATGTGGTCCGGGCAAACTTGCTCGCTCTCAGTGCTCCTTCGGATTGCTTTAATATTGGAACAGGCATTGAGACGAGTGTCAATGACCTGCTTAAAATCTTGGGCGAAATACTGAATGGTGAGATTAAACATCAGCATCGTGATCCAATACCAGGTGAGGTGTTTAAAAATGTCCTGGACGCCTCCAAGGCAAAAAGATATCTTAACTGGACGCCGGAAGTACCTCTGAAAAGGGGGATTGAACTCACCTACCATTATTTTTATAATGAGCATCAGAAAAAGTTATCTTGAACCCGAAATTCTTTCTCGCCTTTCAAATCTTGATTTGAAAGCGAGGTTGGTAGTGGAGGGTTTTTTAACCGGCTTGCACCATAGCCCCTATAAAGGTTTTTCTCAGGAATTCACCGATTACCGCCCCTATATTCCGGGTGATGAAACAAAACTTATTGACTGGAAAATCTTTGCCCGTCAAGACCGGTTTTATGTGAAAGAATATCAAGAGGAGACGAATCTGCGGGCTTATATCCTTTTGGATAAGAGTGGCTCCATGGGCTACGGAAAAAAGATCACAAAACTTGAATATGCTAAATTCCTCGGAGCCTGCCTTGCATATCTCCTATTCAAACAGCGTGATGGGGTAGGCGTAATGACCTTTGACACCGTGATTCGTGATTTTATCCCTCCTTCTGCTAAGAAACAGAATTTCACAAAACTGCTGGAAATAATTGAGAAAGTAAATTGTGGGAATGAAACTGCCCTCGGACCAGTATTATTTGAACTAGGCCAGAAGATCAAAAAACGGGCACTGGTGATACTTCTTTCCGATTTATTAGATGAACCTTCCCGGGTTTTGAAATCATTGAGATCATTCCGTGCACGAAAGCATGAAATAATCGTCTTCCACATTCTGGATCCCGATGAATACACCTTCCCTTTCCAGGAGCCTGCTCTTTTCCAGGACTTAGAAACAAAAGAACATTTTGTAGTGGAGCCACGGGCGATAAAAAATTCTTACACGAAAAAATTTAGGGAATTTTTAAATTACTACCAACAGGGAATGCGGGAGGCTCATATCGATTATGAATTAATATTAACTTCCGAAAAATACGACCGCGCATTATTTTATTATCTCCAAAAGCGAGAAAGACTGCCATGAAATTCCTAAATCCCAATTATCTGTGGGGTCTGGTTTTGGTCCTTGCTCCAATCATCATTCACCTCATCTTTAAAAAAAATTTGAAAAGAATACCATTCTCTTCACTTTGGCTATTGAAGAGCGCCGATATCAACCGCCTGAAATGGTTGCGGCTCAAAGAATTGATAATTTTGATTGCCCGATCTGTGTTAGTGGCGGGAATCTTTCTCGCCCTGGCGCACCCCCAATATGAAGGCAGATCATTCCCATCGAATAAACTCGCTGCGGTCTACCTGGTAGTAGATAACTCATTGAGTATGCATTATGGAGATAACTTTGAGAATGCCTTAAAACAGGCCAAAAGGTGGATCAAAAATTACTCTTCAAAAAGTCTTTTTTATGTAACACCCCTTTGTCCGGATGAAGGGAATAATTTTTTCTGGATGAATCAACAGACTGCCTTAAAAAGGCTTGAGGATATAAAATTAAGTTTTAAAACCGGCTTTCTCAAAATCCATTATAAAGATTTTCTTAATAAGCCGGCACCCTTCCCTAAGGAGTTTATCTACATCGGCGATGGCCAGCAGATAAATTTTAAGGATTTGACTTCTTTAAAAGATTTTTACTGGCTGCCTGTTCCTCTGGGTAGCAATGTGGCAATAGAACAGGTACGCGTCAAAGAATATCCCGGGGGCTCGGAAGGGATTTACCCTCTGGAAGTGAAAGTAAAAAATTACGGGAACAAAATTTTTTCTGGGAAGTTAGAACTTATCACCGATAACTTCTCTCGCCAACAAGAACTGACAATTGCCGATAATGGGATGGGCACAGTTTTATTTTTTTTACCAAAAGATATTCGGAAAGGAATAATTCGGATCAGTCCAGACAGCCTGCTTTCGGATAATGAGTATTACTTCTTTAAGGCATTACCCGCAAAGATAAAGGTTTTAATCGCGGGTGAAACTAAATACTTAAAAACTGCCCTGGCACCTTCGGTTCAGGTCCCCTTGCTTTTTCAGGTGGATAGTACCAGCAATCTGAAGAATTTTAATCCCCGCGAATATCAGGTTGTAATTTTGAATGGCATAGCAGAGATTAGTGAATTTGAACTTTTGAAACTCTGTAACTTTGCTTCACAACCCGGCACCGGGTTGGTCATATTTCTCGGTCCAATAATTGGGGCGCGTTTAAAAGAATTAATTTTGCCCGTTGGAGAATTGGAAAGTTGGCTAACCCTTGATGGCTATCTCAATATTGACTGGCTTGACGAAGGTTATCCCCCGTTTCTCCCCTTGACACATAATCAAGGAATAAAAGGAATAAAAATTTTCAGATTATGGGAGATGAAACCCCATGGTCGATGCCTCATGCGACTCAACAATCGACTTCCGTTTTTGGTGCACTGGAATAACATGATGGTCTTTGCCACGATGCCTGAGAAAGAAAATACGGATATCATGTACAACCCTAATTTCGTCCCTATCCTTTACACCAGTATTTACGGCCTCACTCACCGAGAGATTGATAAAGAATACCGCCTGAGTGAAATAACGGGAGAGGCGGATTTTAAAAATCCCATCGAGAGACCCGGGTTTTATAAAATTGGCACTGATACCTTCGGTATCAATCCGGATTTAGTCGAAAGCAATCCTGCGGTGATCACACCTCGTATGGCTTCCGAAATGGGGATAAAAGTTGTGAATCCAGATATTGTAGCAGGAACTGTGGATTTTACCAACCAATTTTTGTTTATAAGTTTGTGTGCCTTTATGGTGGAAGTAATTTTGCTTTTTTTATGATCAGTATACCACGATTTGGATCTGCTGTGGTTTTATATAGGTTGCATTAACAAACTCAGGCAAAATTATCTCGGGCGCGATGCGGTAGGCACCCGGGACCAAGTCGTTAACTTTTAGATGGACTTTGATTTCGTTGGTATTTAATTTTTGGAGTCGACCCCTCGCACCCGCAATGATAAGTGTATCAATGAGATTATGAGTCAATTTGACATGTTGTTTTGGATTTTTTATTACAGCTATCGGGATATTTGTGAAGGTATTTTTTACTACCGTATCAATTACTACCCTCACTTTGATATTCTCTGGAATGATTTTTACCAATTCGGATAGTGGTTTTATTCGCAGATTTTTTTCAAACGATATCGATTTATTGTTTACCTCTAAAGACTCGGTATAAAGTTCACCAATTCCTTCCAGAATTTTTTTGGGACCAATCAGCCTTAAAGTATCAAGGATTTCAATCTCAGCGAGTGCATAACCTTCTTTAGGGCTGCCTTTTATCAGAATCGTCGGTTTAACAATCTTCACCAATTTCTCATCCACCTCGACGATGATGAACCTCTGTTCGTAGTCTATCCCCAGATCCTTTATGGGTAATGTTAAATCGCGGGTAGAAAAAACATTCCGGCCTGGAACGACATCGCTGAGGTTACAAACCGCCTTCGGGGGGGTCGACCAGAGATTGATAAGGTTTTTTCCTTTTCCGGTAAATGTTACATTCAAGCGAGGAGGGGAACTGGTGATGATAAAGTTATCGGGCAGGTTGATGTAATCTATGGAAATGGTGCGGGTGTAATTATAATTCCCATCGATTGCGACAAAAAGCCAGAGGCCAAAGGCGAGCACCAAAGCCAAAATTTTCCTCATTAAATCGTGGGTAAAAAAATTGACTACTTGTTTCAGGACTTCCGACATAGATATACCATTATCCCTTTCTGGATATGGAGACGATTTTCTGCCTGGTCATAGACGATTGAATGCGGTCCATCAAGCACTTCATCGGTGATTTCTTCACCACGGTGGGCGGGCAGGCAATGCATGATTAGATAATCTTCTTTGCGAACCTTCTTTAGCAGGTCACTATTTATCTGATAAGGCCTGAAGACCTTTTTCCGTAATTCTGCCTCTGCCTCTTGCCCCATCGACGCCCAGACATCGGTATATATCACATCAGCATCTTTGATCGCCTCTTCTGGTTTATCGGTCCAGAACAAATTTCTCGCCCTTGCCATATAATCTTTATTAGGCTGATAATCCAGGGGTGTGGCTACATGGAGCCTGAAATTGAGGAGCGCCGAGGCTGCGATAAATGAATTACAAACATTGTTACCGTCGCCGACGAAGGCGATCGTCACCTTCTCTAACCCACCCCTTTTTTCAATTATCGTGAACAGATCACCCAGAATCTGGCAGGGGTGTTCAAGGTCGCATAAGCCATTGATGACCGGAATATCGGCATTCTCAGCCAGTTCTTTGACAGTATTATGACTGAATACCCGCGCCATGATGATATCAACCCAGCGCGAAAGATTTTTTGCAATATCCTTCACTGTTTCCCGTTTTCCCATCTGAATATCTCCTGGTGCCAGATAAATCGCATGTCCGCCGAGCTGAGTCATCCCGGTTTCAAAAGTCACCCGTGTGCGCAACGAAGGTTTCTCAAAGATCATCGCCAGGGTTTTGTCTTTCAATAACTTATGCTCCACACCATTTTTCTGTTTTGCCTTTAAATCTTTTGTGAGTTCAAATATTTGGTAAATTTCATCCCGGCTCAAATCGAATATAGAGATTAAGTCTTTTTTCATTTCTTCACTCCTTTGGGCTATTATACTAAAAATTTCCCAAAAATCAACAAAAACTTTCAGTTAACTTTGAGAAACAGAAAGAAGCCGTGCGGCAAATGCTCTTGACAGTTGGTTACAGGTGGATAAACTTTAAAACCAAAGGAGGTCTGATGAGATACCTTAAGATTATCACCGCAATGTATCTTCTCGCCTTTAACCTAAGTTACGGTGTTTCTTCTTTATTCTATGAACATAATAAATTCTTACTTTCTTCAGCTGGTACACTTGGGACAGGATTTTATGGTTATGCCAATCCTGCACTTTTAACCTATCAACATCAATTGGATTTGGCATTTATCTGGTCAGACCTAAGAAAGGAGCCAAGGGGTATCAATGACTGGATGTTTTTGACTGGGATGCCTCATTTCTCTTGTGCCATAGGCAATGAAAGATTTTCTGATGGTTCGATCCAGAAGTATTACCTTGCACTTTCGCTGGGTGATAAAAGACAGAGCATAGGCATCGGCTACCAATGGACCGGAGGGGACAAAAGGATTCAGAATACATCAGCGCTCTGGAAAATCGGTTATTTGCTCCGTCCTCGCCGTCATCTCTCCCTCGGTTTTGTAGGGTTAATTGGTGATCAGGAGACGCAGCAGGAAATCTATTTTGATTTAGGAATTAGGCCTCTGGGTAATGAGAAAGTAACTTTTTTTGTGGATTGTGCAGTACCGAGGGGTGTGGTGCTTAAGGATAGTCCTTGGAGCACGGGCATTGTGTTGGAGCCGCTTCCTGGTATTAGATTCACCACCCGTTACTTCAACGACCGTTCTCTTCAGGGAGGGATAAATATAAGTCTGGGTAGAGTTGGTTTGAGCACCCAAACCCATTATGATGATCGACATAGCCATCAGGGCAATACTTATGGAATAAGAATGGGCGCCTACGATCGTAACATTTTCCGTTATCTCACGCGCAAAAATAAAAATTATCTGGAACTGGAACTATTCGGACCACTACATTATCAACGATATCTTTTGTTTGATAAAAGCAATACCCTGCTCTCCCTTTTACAAACCTTGGAAATGGCAAAGCAGGATGAAACCATAAAGGGGATCGCCCTCAATCTATCTGGCATCCAGACCAGCCTGGAGATGGCATGGGAATTGAGAGAGAAACTTAGAGATTTTAAAGTGAAAAATAAAAAGATTATTGTCTACATCGATGAAGCCGGATTCCTTGAGTACTACCTCGCATCAGTGGCTGATTTCATTGTCATTGACCCCCAGGGCGGAATCAATCTCCAGGGACTCCTCATGGGTCGGATGTTCTTTAAAAATGCCTTGGACAAAATTGGCATTGGTGTCGACGAATGGCGTTATTTCAAATATAAGTCTGCGGCTGAGGTCCTATCCCGGGATAAGATGTCAGAGGCTGATCGGGAACAACGCCAGGCAATAATTGACGATTATTACTACACCATCAAGACCGACATCTGCTCGGCACGGGGATTTAGCCCTGAAAGATTTGACCAACTGGTGAATGAAGAGTGTATCTTTTTGCCCACCGAGGCAGTGGAAAATAATCTTGCTGATACTGTGGGTCGCTGGGATGAGATGAAGGAGATCGTGAAAAATTGCGAAGGGGCTAATAAGCGTCTGGTTCCGAAGTCAGCTTTGTCGCTACCCGAATTACCTCCGGATAACTATTGGGGCGAAAGACCGAAGATCGCCATAATATATGGCTTGGGTGAATGTGCGATGGATACAGGGATAAAAGCCCGGAAATTGGTAAAAGATTTTGAATGGGTCACGGGACGCAGGGACATAAAAGCTGTGGTCTTCCGGGTTGACTCTCCCGGCGGAAGTCCATTGGCATCAGATATCATTGCTGAAGCAATAAAAAAATGTCAGAAGAAAAAACCGGTGGTAGTATCACAGGGTTCGGTTGCGGGTTCTGGGGGTTACTGGTTATCTATGTATGGTGATAAAATCATTGCGGCTCCTTTTACCATGACCGGTTCAATCGGGGTTATCGGTCTTTGGCTTTATAACAAGGAACTAAAAGAACGGCTGGGATTCTCCACGGATTTTGTCAGAGTTGGTGAACATGCGGATTTGGGGTTTGGATTCCAGTACCCTTTTCTGGGGCAACTGCCGGATCGAAATCTCACTGTTGCCGAAAAACAACGGATCGAGTATCATATCAAGTCTCTATACAAAGATTTTGTGACCAGGGTTGCCCAGGGACGTAACAAAAGTTACGAGGAGATAGAGACGATTGCCCAGGGAAGGGTTTGGTCCGGATTACGGGGTAAAGAAATCGGACTGGTTGATACTCTGGGTGGGTTGGAGACGGCAATCAAGATTGCGAAAAATCTTGCGGGCATAGAAAAAGAAGAAATTACCATTGTCGAATTGCCCCGGCCCGAACTCTTTCCACCCAATCTATTCACACCCCGAATCATTCAGACTAAAGAGGAGAATAGCGCATTCATCCGTCAGTTAAATTTTCTGATGAAGAATAATGGTCGGGCACTCTTGATAATGCCAGTAGAATATTTGTTCTCCATTCCTGGAGATTATTTAAAATAATGAAGTGGAAATTTCAAGAGTCCGAATCGGGCTAAAAGGAGCACCAAGGCGGTGTAAAATAAAGCCACCAGAAGATTTTTGAAAATATCTTCTCTTCTGGTAAGGCGCTGCTGGTTTCCCAATAGACTATAATGGATAAGAATTAGACCCAAGAGATTGGTCATCCAGTATCCTAAAATCAAAATCGGAAGAAAGAGTTTCTCAGAAATCAGCCCAAAAGGGAAGGCAATGATATAAGCCAGGGGTAAATTGATT is from candidate division WOR-3 bacterium and encodes:
- a CDS encoding homocysteine biosynthesis protein; the encoded protein is MPKTIEEINEKIKKGKAVVFTAEEIIDFVKEKGLKKAAREVDVVTTGTFGPMCSSGVFINLGHTKPRMRITRAWLNDVEVFCGIAAVDMYIGATQIPDYDPANTQYPGRFKYGGGHLIEDLVAGKRIKIKAVSYGTDCYPRKELKGEFTIREINNAILFNPRNCYQNYNVAVNLGKEKIYTYMGILKPNLGNANYCSAGQLSPLLNDPEYLTIGIGTRIFLGGGIGYIVGHGTQHDPSVPKNEKGVPKSGSGTLAVIGDLKQMKPEWLRGTSITGYGVSLTVGIGIPIPILDEDILRYTCVTDHDIIAPIVDYSYDYPNLTGRIIGEIDYASLKSGKIKIGNKLVPTFPLSSYPRARQICSILKSWIKSGKFYLTQPVARLPGHESGIKFRPFRGRYR
- a CDS encoding NIL domain-containing protein, which codes for MQVTKKVVLHFPESLVEKPVTYELVKKYDIIFNILKAKIAIDGGEGLLLLELAGSEENLNKGLKYLRELGIKIESLSKDIIWFKDNCIMCGICSSICPSHAFHIRQPEMEVVFEPEKCIGCEECLKVCPYNAIRLKLI
- a CDS encoding UPF0280 family protein; the encoded protein is MKTNLYIPRSYRNECANSRFIQFTVRQKESDLFISAHRDLTSQAESVLTVLRQQLEEYIEYDQEFLFSLKPVAVSTGAPAIIKEMARAARLANVGPMAAVAGALSEYIGRYLNQFSTEVIVENGGDIFMITKKPVTVAIYAGHSPLSMRLGIELKPYPRGLGIATSSGTVGHSLSLGSADAVTVLAKSAALADAAATAIGNMVRSERDIPAALDTVRKIRGIIGLVVIIGERIGVVGKDLKIVPFAY
- a CDS encoding cold shock domain-containing protein encodes the protein MVYGKVKWFDGKKGYGFIEKEDGTGDVFVHYQDIVGEGYRVLREGERVKFEITQTPKGDKAIKVERAKNE
- a CDS encoding tetratricopeptide repeat protein encodes the protein MEKRLNEIKELWKKSINLELQGKYKEAVGLLEKAVKLNPNDGNLYNRLGDLYLKLSRVKEAINAYQNGIKAFRAENFLRNALALCKKILRYDPSNTEINFTIAELLIDLDEKSDAAMYLFSYIERQMAAGNKKEVTRAMELLKNLKLSESPVVNKLQAMADKIEEKKKAEESPPSPPSLAEKITEMDIAELEIQPVPTGEDFKNSVLSSDSTKVIEQNIIPRLENLTEEIERVALELRRAMRIDEVVVALDKSLNIFSQQQKEAIHLLCKTLNDDLVNLRKTIAELLAGTRINIDKLEDIFGNLRNTLNDINHHQRLLIEELGRGFDDVGGRIESALLKMLEDLRNFTEAYEKANQEIYAKVAENSQLTNAVLKMSGETKIGIQTINESLLKFFLSQDAQIKKLNKFVFLIAAILAGVVILLLLNLFLK
- a CDS encoding NAD-dependent epimerase/dehydratase family protein is translated as MKILVTGGAGFIGSHIVDAYLKAGHQVVIVDDLSTGDIKNVNPAAIFIKQDITAGDMEKIFKEFQFDVVNHHAAQINVRYSLEDPIFDARVNIIGSLNLLKLCAEYKVKRFIFASSGGAIYGEPKNFPITEDFPPDPLSPYGVAKLTVENYIKIFARLYNFDYVILRYSNVYGPRQISKSEAGVISIFINNILEDKICFVNGDGNQIRDYVYVQDVVRANLLALSAPSDCFNIGTGIETSVNDLLKILGEILNGEIKHQHRDPIPGEVFKNVLDASKAKRYLNWTPEVPLKRGIELTYHYFYNEHQKKLS
- a CDS encoding DUF58 domain-containing protein, with amino-acid sequence MSIRKSYLEPEILSRLSNLDLKARLVVEGFLTGLHHSPYKGFSQEFTDYRPYIPGDETKLIDWKIFARQDRFYVKEYQEETNLRAYILLDKSGSMGYGKKITKLEYAKFLGACLAYLLFKQRDGVGVMTFDTVIRDFIPPSAKKQNFTKLLEIIEKVNCGNETALGPVLFELGQKIKKRALVILLSDLLDEPSRVLKSLRSFRARKHEIIVFHILDPDEYTFPFQEPALFQDLETKEHFVVEPRAIKNSYTKKFREFLNYYQQGMREAHIDYELILTSEKYDRALFYYLQKRERLP
- a CDS encoding BatA domain-containing protein, with the protein product MKFLNPNYLWGLVLVLAPIIIHLIFKKNLKRIPFSSLWLLKSADINRLKWLRLKELIILIARSVLVAGIFLALAHPQYEGRSFPSNKLAAVYLVVDNSLSMHYGDNFENALKQAKRWIKNYSSKSLFYVTPLCPDEGNNFFWMNQQTALKRLEDIKLSFKTGFLKIHYKDFLNKPAPFPKEFIYIGDGQQINFKDLTSLKDFYWLPVPLGSNVAIEQVRVKEYPGGSEGIYPLEVKVKNYGNKIFSGKLELITDNFSRQQELTIADNGMGTVLFFLPKDIRKGIIRISPDSLLSDNEYYFFKALPAKIKVLIAGETKYLKTALAPSVQVPLLFQVDSTSNLKNFNPREYQVVILNGIAEISEFELLKLCNFASQPGTGLVIFLGPIIGARLKELILPVGELESWLTLDGYLNIDWLDEGYPPFLPLTHNQGIKGIKIFRLWEMKPHGRCLMRLNNRLPFLVHWNNMMVFATMPEKENTDIMYNPNFVPILYTSIYGLTHREIDKEYRLSEITGEADFKNPIERPGFYKIGTDTFGINPDLVESNPAVITPRMASEMGIKVVNPDIVAGTVDFTNQFLFISLCAFMVEVILLFL
- a CDS encoding CdaR family protein gives rise to the protein MSEVLKQVVNFFTHDLMRKILALVLAFGLWLFVAIDGNYNYTRTISIDYINLPDNFIITSSPPRLNVTFTGKGKNLINLWSTPPKAVCNLSDVVPGRNVFSTRDLTLPIKDLGIDYEQRFIIVEVDEKLVKIVKPTILIKGSPKEGYALAEIEILDTLRLIGPKKILEGIGELYTESLEVNNKSISFEKNLRIKPLSELVKIIPENIKVRVVIDTVVKNTFTNIPIAVIKNPKQHVKLTHNLIDTLIIAGARGRLQKLNTNEIKVHLKVNDLVPGAYRIAPEIILPEFVNATYIKPQQIQIVVY
- the argF gene encoding ornithine carbamoyltransferase; this translates as MKKDLISIFDLSRDEIYQIFELTKDLKAKQKNGVEHKLLKDKTLAMIFEKPSLRTRVTFETGMTQLGGHAIYLAPGDIQMGKRETVKDIAKNLSRWVDIIMARVFSHNTVKELAENADIPVINGLCDLEHPCQILGDLFTIIEKRGGLEKVTIAFVGDGNNVCNSFIAASALLNFRLHVATPLDYQPNKDYMARARNLFWTDKPEEAIKDADVIYTDVWASMGQEAEAELRKKVFRPYQINSDLLKKVRKEDYLIMHCLPAHRGEEITDEVLDGPHSIVYDQAENRLHIQKGIMVYLCRKS